Within the Thermosynechococcus sichuanensis E542 genome, the region GCCGATGTTGCCTGTTGTCAATGGCGATCGCGTGACGGCACAGCAAATTTTTCTTTACACCTTGGCATTGGTGCCCACCAGTCTGCTGTTGATCTACCCTTGCGGTGCCGTGGGTTGGGGCTATGGTGGGGTGGCGATCGCCCTTGGTAGTTGGTTTGTTTACCGTGCGTGGCAGTTGACCCAAGCCCCAGAGGACAAAGAACAGGCCCGCAGCCTCTTTAAGTTCTCGATTCTCTACATGATGCTGCTGTGTGCTGCCATGGTGGGCGATCGCATGCTGTTGCCCCAATTGCCAGAAAGCCTCGATGCCCTTGCTTGCCTTTTGGGTTAGGCGTGCCCCAACTGTTGCAACCACTCAATGAGGATCGGGTTCACCAGCTCCGGGCGATCGTCGTGGGGACAGTGCCCTGTATTTGGTAGCCGCTCAATGCGAATCGGCAGCCGCGCTTGGTGGGCTTCAAAGTGCTTTGCCCCTGAAACCGGTGTCCAAGGATCCACCTCGCCCCAGAGCACCAGAATCGGCACTTGAATCTCTGGCAGCAAATCCACAATTTTCGGTCCCGGCGGTGCTGAAATCACACGGGCAAAGACTTCCTTAGCGCCGGCGTCCATGGCCGGCCGATGCAGTAGCTCCACCAATTCGTCCGTAATAGCATCGGGATTGGCATACACTTGGGTCAGGGTTTTACGGATGCGCTCCGGCTGCCGAATCTGGTTAAAGATCAAATGACCAATGCCGGGAGAGGCAACCAAAGCCCGAAAGATAGCCGTAAAGAGGCTCTGCATCCAATTCAGTTCATTGGGACGGTGGTTGAGTCCCCCGGCACAGTTGAGAACACTGACCGCACGGCAGGTGTGGCCATAGCGAGCTGCCATCATCAGACACAGCAGACCACCAATGGAATTTCCCACCCAAACCACGGGGTTGCCAATGTGGGCGTGCCAAAAGTCCGCCAGTAACTCGGCCCACAGATCCAAGCTGTAGGTTAAATCTGGCTTTGCCGAGGCACCAAAACCCAGTAAATCCAGGGCATAGACACGGTAACCTGCGGCGGTGAGGGCAGGGATATTTTTGCGCCAGTGACCAATAGAGGCACCAAAGCCATGAACCAACACCACTGGGGCACCATTACCATTGACGCTGTAGCGAATGCGATGGCCGCGCCAGAGCCAATCGGCGGTGGGAAAAGCTGCTGTGAGCGTCGAGGTCATTCTGCGCAATTCCTTTGTGCAATGTATTACTTTTAAGATAGCGATCTTTACGTTTTGTAACAATTTTATGACCACTGCACTGATTACGGGGGCAACGGGGGGATTAGGGCAGGCCTTTGCCCAAGCCTTGGCCGATCGCCACCACAATTTGATCCTGACGGGGCGCTCCCTCGACACCCTAGAGGCACTCAAGACACGCCTGAGCCAAAAGGTATCGGTGGTGTGTATTCCCCAAGACTTGAGTGAACCCGGTGCGGCCTACCGCCTCTATGGGCAGATTCAAGCCCTAGGGTTAGGCATAGACTTGCTAATCAATAATGCCGGCTTTGGGGATTATGGGGCGTTTGGCGATCGCGATCGTCAGCAATTCACAGCCATGCTCCAAGTGAACGTCACGGCATTGGTAGAACTCACCCATCTGGTGCTGCAAGAAATGCGCCTCCGCCGCCAAGGCACGATCATCAACGTTAGCTCCATTGCTGCCTTTCAGCCCCTGCCCTATCTCGCCGTCTATGCCGCTAGCAAAGCCTTTGTGCGCCACTTTAGCGAAGCCCTGTGGGCAGAAGTCAAACCCTTGGGTATTCGGGTACTGGCCGTGTGTCCCGGGCCGACTGCCACCAACTTCTTTGAGCGCGCCGATATGACCCGCAACCCAGCTCTCATTGCCCAGCAGGATACCCCCGCACAGGTGGTGGCCGAAACCCTTGCCGCCTTGCAAACCGATGTGGCCACCGTCATTCCCGGTCAGCCTGTCAATCGCTTCCTTGCCCTTGCGGGTCGGTTGGTGCCGCGTCAGTGGCTTGTGCAGCAGTTAGAACCCCGCTTCCGTCCCCCCGCTCAATAGGAGCAAGCCCAAAAAGGAGCCACTGTTCCAGATGCCGTGGAGGATCATTGCCGCACCGATGTTTTGCGATCGCCAGTAGATGTAGCTGAGCACGGTTCCCAAAACCGTCAAGGGCAGCAGATCCGCTAAATTCAGGTGGGCAATGGCAAAGAGGAATCCCGTCACCCCCATTGCAGTGCCAAGGGGCAAATAGGATTGCACCGAACGAAAGAAGAATCCCCGAAAGAGAATCTCCTCAAAGAAGGGCGCCATCGCCGCTACCATGACGTAGAGTAGCGCAAACGTGGTGTAATCACGACTTTGCAAAATGATTTCTAGGAGAGGATTGCCACCCCCTTGATTTTTCAGCAGTGCTTGACTGATCAGTGAACTCAATAGCACTAAGGGTAGTGCCGCCAAATAACCGCCAATCCCCCAGCGCAAGGCACCCCCTAACCCCCCTTGCCAACGTAACCAATCCGCAGGGCGCTTACCAAAGGGACGCAGAACGTACCACAGCCAGCCCAAGCCAGCAACCATCATCGTGCTGTAGCTCACTAAGGCATACAGCGTTTGGGCCATGGCGGAGCGCAGCGGCAGTCCCATGCCAATCAGGGAGCGCACTAGGGGCATGAGCACCAAATTAATGGCAAAAAAGAGAGCAAACCAGATTACCATGACTTCCCAGAGGGTTGCCCAGCCCCATGTCACGGGAGCCAGGGGTGGCAGAGTGTTCCCCTGGCGGCGGCGGCGCAGGTGTTGATAAATCCAGACCATCCAAAGAACAATCCCAATCAAACTTCCAAGCAGAGGAGTCGTGCCAATTAGAGCAAGGCGATAGAAAGCGGCTTGGGCGCGGTTTTGTTCTGCGGTGGCCAAGGCCATGAGGGCATCGGAGCGCTGTTGCAGTTCGTAGAGGCGTTCGAGGGCGCGATCGCGAAACCAGCCTTGGAGCCTATTTTTAATCAATGCTTCCGCATCTGGCAGCAATTGCGGAGGATCTGTCCACAATCCGATTAGCACTTCTGCGGTACTGCGGGTTGCCCCTTGAGCTTCATTAATCAGGAGTTGCCATGTGTTGAGGGCGCGATCGCGCTGGCCAGCATCGACATAGAGCAGTCCCAACTGCAGACGCAGTGGTTGGTTTTGTGGCGTCGGCGTTGCCAGTACCTCTTCATAGGCTTTGATGGCGCTTTCCACATTCCCCACAAGGCGATCGCGGGTGTCAGCATCCCCTAGCCCCTGCCATTCGCGGGCTTGCAGCGACAAATTCGTTTGAAAGAGGTTAATTTGCCCTTGGGTTTGGGGTTCAAGGTAACTACTGAGCAACGACACCGTAATCAGGGTAGCCACCACCACACTGAGGGCGGCAAGCACCAACCGCTTTAGAGACATAGGGCAAAGCTGACAAGGGACTCCCCAAAACCTTAGCGGAAAGCGACCTAAGGGATCAATCCACTGCTTGCCTCTGTGTCCTCAACTCGCTTAAATGGAGACTTGTTGCATGGACATCAATTCTATGGGTATTGATCTGAGTCGTATTCCTGCCCAACCCAAGCCGGGGGTTGTCAATGTACTGGTGGAAATTGCTGGGGGCAGTCGTAATAAATATGAGTTTGACAAGGAAATGAACGTCTTTGCCCTCGATCGCGTCCTCTATTCGGCAGTGACCTATCCCTACGATTATGGCTTTATTCCCAATACGCTGGCGGATGATGGCGATCCCCTCGATGGTTTAGTGATTATGGATGAGCCGACGTTTCCGGGATGCGTGATTCCTGCCCGTCCCATTGGCATGCTGGAGATGATTGACAGTGGCGATCGCGACGAGAAAATTCTCTGTGTGCCTGTGGAGGATCCTCGCTATGCCGAGGTGAAGTCCCTCAAGGACATTGCGCCCCACCGCCTCGAAGAAATTGCCGAGTTCTTCCGCACCTACAAGAATCTGCAAAAGAAAGTGACTGAAATTCTCGGCTGGCAGGATGTGGATGCCGTGCAGCCCCTAGTGGAAAAATGCATCAAGGCTTACAAAGGCTAGTGCCTGACCAGTACACGCTCTAAAAAGAGGCGGGTTCGCTCCCGTTGCGGACGACGAAACAATTCTTGGGGCGATCCTTCCTCAATAATTTGGCCATCGGCAAGAAAGACGACGCGGCAAGAGACTTCGCGGGCAAATTGCATTTCGTGGGTGACCACCACCATGGTCATTGCCTCTGCTGCCAGTTGTCGCATTACGGCGAGGACATCCCCCACCAGTTCCGGGTCAAGGGCGGAGGTAGGTTCGTCAAAGAGGAGAATCTCCGGTTGCATGGCCAAGGCGCGGGCGATCGCCACCCGTTGTTGTTGCCCCCCGGAGAGCTGCCGAGGATAGGCATCCCGTTTGTCCAGCAATCCCACTTTGGCCAATAAACTTTCAGCCATCTCAATTGCCACGCGACGGGGGAGTTTGCGCACAAGGATTGGTGCCTCGATAATGTTTTGCAAGACCGTCATGTGGGGAAAGAGGTTAAAGTTCTGAAAAACCATACCCACATCCCGGCGAATCACCCGCAGTTGTTGCGGCGTCGGCACTGGGGGCAGGTAATGGCCGAGAATGAGAATCTCTCCCGATTGGTAGGTCTCCAAGCCATTCAAGCAGCGGAGCAAGGTGCTTTTGCCAGACCCACTCGGGCCAATGAGGGCAACCACTTCTTGCTTAGCAACGGTGAAGTTAATGTCTTTAAGGACGTGGCGATCGCCAAAATATTTATTGAGGTGGCGGGTTTGGATCACGATTTCTGGGGCTGCCCCACGCTGAGTCATCGCTGCTTCCTAAAAACCGTTATGCTGGCTAAACAGAGTCTCCCCATCGCCAATTGGTTAGGCTAGGGTGATCAATAAAGGAAGTGCTTCTCCTTGCTCCCCATGATACGGTGGGAGAACACAATTCTATGATCGATCGCTAAACTTGAGAGTGCCGAGAAACCCATCCCGCAGCATCTGCTATGTCCACCCTTGTCATTGTTGAGTCCCCGACAAAAGCCCGTACCATTCGTAAATTTCTGCCCCCAGACTATCGCGTTGAAGCCTCGATGGGTCATGTCCGTGATCTGCCCCGCAGCGCCGCTGATGTACCCCCCGAACTCAAGGGGGAAGAGTGGGCGACCCTAGGGGTAAATGTCGCTGCTGGCTTTGAACCCCTCTATATTGTCCCCAAAGACAAGCAAAAAGTTGTCAAAGACCTGAAAACGGCACTGAAAACCGCTGATGAACTCCTGCTCGCGACCGATGAAGACCGCGAAGGAGAAAGTATTAGTTGGCACTTACTGCAACTGTTGGAGCCAAAGGTGCCGGTGCGGCGCATGGTCTTCCATGAAATTACGGAAGAGGCCATCCAAGAAGCGCTGCGCAATTGCCGCGATGTCAATCAACAACTGGTGCGTGCCCAAGAAACGCGGCGTATCCTTGATCGCTTGGTGGGCTATACCCTGTCGCCCCTGCTGTGGCGGAAAATCGCTCCCCATCTCTCAGCGGGGCGGGTGCAGTCAGTCGCAGTGCGCCTATTGGTGCAACGGGAACGGGAACGGCTGGCCTTCCGCAAGGGGCAATTTTGGGATCTCAAGGCCACCTTAGATCAGCGGGGAACCCTCTTTCCAGCCCGTTTGGTGAGTGTCGGCGGTCAACGTTTGGCCACGGGCAATGATTTTGATCCGGCCACAGGACAGGTGCGCAACCCTGAGGCGGTCTTGCTCTTGGATGAGGCGGCGGCCAATGCCCTGCGCGATCGCCTGCTAACGGAAACGTGGACGGTCACCGAACAAGAGGAGCGCCAACAAACCCGTAAACCGGCTCCCCCCTTTACCACCTCGACGCTGCAACAGGAGGCCAACCGCAAACTGCACCTCTCGGCGCAAGATACGATGCGCATTGCCCAGAAGCTCTATGAAGAGGGCTATATCACCTATATGCGCACGGACTCAGTGCATCTGTCGGAGCAGGCGATCGCTGCTGCCCGCAGTTGTGTGGAAGCCATGTATGGCAAAGCCTTTTTGTCGCCGCAGCCACGCCAATACACCACCAAAACCAAGGGCGCCCAAGAAGCCCACGAAGCCATCCGTCCGGCCGGTAGTCAGTTTCGCACCCCCCAAGAGACTGGCCTGAAGGATCGGGAACTGGAACTCTATGAACTGATCTGGAAGCGCACGGTGGCCTCACAAATGGCCGATGCCCGTGTGACCCTGCTAACGGTCTCGATTACGGCGGGGGATGCCCTCTTCCGTGCCCACGGTAAACGCATTGATTTTCCGGGTTTTTTCCGTGCCTATGTGGAAGGGTCGGATGATCCCGATGCCGCCCTTGAAAGCCAAGAGGTGATGCTGCCCCTGATGCAGGTGGGGGATATTCTCCGCTGCCAAGCCCTTGAAAGTGTGGGTCACGAAACCCAACCACCGCCGCGCTACACCGAAGCCAGCCTTGTTAAAGCCCTCGAGCAAGCCGGTATTGGGCGTCCCAGCACCTACGCCACCATCATCAGCACCATCCAAGACCGCGAGTATGCCATTCGGCGGGGCAATGCCCTTGAACCCACCTTTACTGCCTTTGCGGTGACGGCACTGCTGGAGAAATACTTTCCCGACTTAGTGGACATTAACTTCACAGCGCGGATGGAGCAAACCCTTGATGATATTTCCACGGGGGAGGTGCAGTGGCGACCCTACCTTGAATCTTTCTACCTAGGTGAAAACGGCCTTGAGCAGCAAGTTAAAGAGCGGGAGCGCACGATTGAGGCCACAGAAGCACGGGCGATCGCCTTGCCGGAACTAAATGCCGAAGTCGTCGTGGGTCGCTTTGGTCCTTTTGTCGTCTATCAAAATGGCAATGGCAGCGAACCAATTAAAGCCTCCTTGCCCCAAGATGCCACCCCCGGTAGCCTCACCCGCGAACAGGTGGAGCAACTCATTCGCCAAAAACTAGAGGGCCCCGACAAGCTGGGTGTGCATCCTGAGACTGGGGAACCGATCTTCTTGCTAACGGGGCGCTTTGGTCCCTACGTGCAGTTAGGAGAAGCCACAGAGGCCAATCCAAAACCCAAACGAGCTTCCCTACCCAAGGGGGTCAGTCCCGATGAAGTCACCCTAGACTTGGCGATTACGCTGTTGTCGCTGCCCCGCACATTGGGGGTTCATCCCGAAACCGGCAAGCTGATTCAGGCCAATCAAGGTCGCTTTGGCCCCTACATTGTTCATGACCCTGAGGGTGAAAAGGACTATCGCTCCCTCAAAGGGGAGGATGATGTCTATACAATCACGCTGGAGCGTGCCCTAGAGCTACTGGCAACCCCCAAATCCAGTCGTGGCCGTGCTAAGAAACAGGTGCTAGCGGTATTGGGGAATCACCCAGAGGATGGCGAGCCGGTGCAAGTCTTTGATGGTCCCTATGGCCCCTATGTCAACCACGGTAAGGTCAATGCCTCACTGCCAGAGGGGATAACGCCAGAGACCATGACCCTTGAGCAAGCTCTGCCCCTGTTGGCGGAAAAAGCCCCGAAGAAAAGCCGCCGCAGCGCAACGGCCACTGCCCCGAAACCAAAATCAACCCCAAAAAAAGCCACCGCCAAGACGGCCACAAAGACGACAAGAACCACTCGCCGTAAGTCAACGGAAACCTAGGTGAATTCTCCTTTTGCCGCTGAAACCCTCCTCTTTGAGCGATCGCGCCCCCGGCCAGAGGCACTGCGCGTCATCTATGGCTTTCCCAATACCTACAGCGTTGGCATTACCAGCTTGGGGTATCAACTGGTGTGGGCACAACTGGCCAGCCGTACCGATGTGGCAGTGAGTCGCCTCTTTACCGATGTGCAGGAGCCACTGCCTCGGGATCCGGAGTTGGTGGGCTTTTCCTTCTCGTGGGAGTTGGACTACGGCAATTTATTGGCGCTCCTAGAGCAGTTGGGCATTCCGATTTGGCAGCGCGATCGCCACGATTGCCATCCCTTAGTCTTTGGCGGTGGTTCGGTGCTAACGGCCAATCCCGAACCCTTTGCCGACTTTTTTGATGTGATTTTGTTAGGGGACGCCGAACCTCTCCTCGAGCCGTTTCTAACAACAATGGTGCAGGTGCGTACCGCCCCGCGATCGCAACAGTTGGAAGCCCTTGCCCAAGTGCCCGGTCTCTATGTCCCCAGTCTTTATGGCATTAGCTATACCAGTACCACGGGGGCAATTCAGGCCATTGAACCCCTCAAGCCCACAGTACCCGCCACAGTGGCCAAACAAGTCCATCGCGGCAATACCCTTGCTGCCTCAACGGTGGTCACCCCCCTCGCCGCTTGGGAGCAGATCTACATGGTGGAGGTGGTGCGCAGTTGTCCAGAGCTATGTCGCTTTTGTTTGGCCAGCTATTTGACGTTGCCCTTTCGCACACCAAGCCTCGAAACCCTGATTCCTGCTATTGAGCGGGGGCTAGCGGTCACCGATCGCCTAGGGCTTTTGGGCGCCTCGATTACCCAACATCCTGAATTTCCCGCCTTGATTGAGCATCTAGGCCAACCCCAATTTGATCATGTGCGGCTGAGTTTAGCGTCTGTGCGCACAAATACAGTCACTGAATCCCTTGCCCAACTCTTGAGTCAACGGGGCAGTCAATCCCTGACGATCGCCATTGAAACGGGGTCTGAGCGCCTGCGCCAAGTAATCAATAAAAAGCTTGAAACTGAGGAGATTCTTGCTGCTGCCAGCCATGCCCAAGCCGGGGGTCTCAAGGGTCTGAAGTTTTATGGCATGGTGGGACTGCCCACAGAAACCGATGCTGATGTCGAAGCAACGATAGCGCTCTTTCGCCAATTGAAAAAAACAGCGCCGCGACTGCGACTCACCCTTGGCTGTAGTACCTTTGTGCCCAAAGCCCATACCCCTTTTCAGTGGTGGGGGGTGCAACCCGTGGCCGAAAAACGCCTTAAGTTCCTGAAAAAAGAATTGGCCAAGTTGGGGATTGAGTTTCGCCCTGAATCCTACAATGACTCGCTGATTCAAGCTTTAATTTCGCGGGGCGATCGCCGGCTGGCTCCCCTTTTAGAGCAGGTGCGCCACTATGGCACTTCCTTGGGCAGTTATCGCCGGGCGTTTAAGGAACTGCGGGGACAGTTGCCTGACTTTGAAGCCTATGTCACTGCCAATTGGCCAGAGGAGACGATCTTACCGTGGCAGCATCTCCAGAGTGGCCTGCCCACTAAAACCTTGCAAAATCATCTGCAGCGAGCGATCGCCTAGGCTGGTCTGCGCTGGATAAAAAAGAGGCTGACCCCTAGGGAGCCAGCCAGCGGATTACTTGGGAACGCGCGCTAGACAGTACAAAGCAATTGGCAACAGGATTAGCTATGCACCACAAGCTTGACGTTGGCGTTCTGAAGGCCAGGACGCTTCACCTCAGCCAAGGTTTTGTTGATGGCATATTTTTGGTTGATCGCGTTGATCAGCTCGGTTTGGTTGTGTTTTTTGGCCACACCCCAGAGGTCAGCGATCAAATCAAAGGTGCCATCAGCATTGCGAGACCAGCCCAGATCATACTCGCCATCGAGGACAGCGACGATGTCAGAGCGAACACGTTGGCCATTGTAGCCACGCACATCGGCATTGGTTTTCACCGTAATGCCCAGATCCCGCAGGGACGCTTTCAAGATTTCAGCATCGGTAATTTTCGTACGCAGGGTGCTGAAGTGAGACATGTGGATTTCCTCCAGATTGAGACAGAAACATTGGACTGAATGAACCACAATTTATGGCGAACCAAACCCCTGTGGTCGGGTCTTTCTCCCATCTGCTCGGAGCAGACAGAAGGAAGCTTGTCAGAACTCCAGTCGCTGGTATTCAGCCACTGAAGCAGCCGCCGGACGCGCCCGTTGGCGTGCCCAATCGCGCAGTGCCGTGACCTGCTCTTGCATCGTCTTGGAAAGGGGTTGAGTGGCACGGCTAGCGGCAATAATGTCTAACTGGGTAAACTCCCGCCCTTGAGCAAAGGCTTCGTACATGGCAGCAATGATGGCCTGCTCAATCTCGGCACCTGAAAAGCCATCACAGACATTGGCCAGTTGCTCTAGGTCAAAGCGATCAATCTCGCGACGGCGCTTGGTGAGGTGAATGCGAAAGATTTCCTTGCGCTCCTCGGCATTGGGCAAATCCACAAAGAAAATTTCATCAAAGCGACCTTTACGCAAAAATTCACCGGGGAGCCGTTCAACGCGGTTGGCCGTCGCTAAGACAAAGACGGGAGACTTTTTCTCCTGCATCCAAGTGAGGAAGGAGCCAAAGATGCGGCTCGAGGTACCACCATCGGAATCCGAGGAACCGGCGCCGCCTGCAAAGGCTTTGTCCATTTCATCAATAAAGAGAATGGCCGGGGAAATGGACTCAGCAGTTTTCAGGGCATTGCGCAGATTGGCTTCAGAGCGCCCCACCATTGAACCGTCATAGACCCGCCCCATATCAAGGCGCAGCAGCGGTAAGCCCCAAAGGCGGGAGGTGGTTTTGGCAATTAGGGACTTCCCACAGCCGGGCACCCCCAGAATCAGCATTCCCTTGGGCTGTGGTAGGCCATATTCCCGAGCCTTTTCACTGAAGGCGTTGGCGCGTTGGCGTAACCAAATTTTCAGTTCCTCTAGACCGCCCACCGAATCAATGGTTTCATCCACTTCCATGTATTCGAGGATGCCGTTGCGGCGGATGAGTTGCTTTTTCTCGGAGAGGATAATGTCCACCTCGGCTTCGGTGAGGCGGCCAGCGGTGACTTTGGCTTTGCGAAAGACCTTTTCGGCTTCGTCCCGCGTCAGGCCAAGGGTGGCTTTGACGAGTTTTTCTCGTGCTTCGGGGCTGAGGCGGCGATTGCGGGGATCCAGTTGCTCGCTGAGAACTTCATCTAGTTCGTTGATACTGGGTAGGGGGTAGTCAACGACAACGATTTCTTTTTCCAGTTCGACGGGAATTCGCTGTGCCGCTTCCGGTGACATGAGAATAATGGTTTTGTGGCTGCTCTTGAAGCTGGCGATCGCGTCCCGTAAAGAACGAGTCACAGGGGGCGAATCAATGAAGGGGTGCAAATCTTTGAAGACGTAGATGCCCGGTTCCCGTTGGTGAACAACCCATTGAATAGCAGCTTCCGGTGAGACAGTGTTGTGGTGACTATTGTTGCGGGGATGGCCATACTCGACCATGCCGTGGGTCACTGTCCAGATGTAGAGCTTGCGGGGAGACCGCCCTTGAGGCCCGACTTGACTTTGGGCAATGGTGGCGATCGCCTGCTCAGCCCGCTCTTCTTCAGAGGTCAGGAGGTAGATCAAGGGATATTGCGCTTGGATTAGGATACTCAATTCTTCTTGCACAGCAATCACCTCCTTCTTTCAAGGCTGACCCAACACCCCCGCCACTGGTCTAGCGGGCAGACACCAACTCGACGGAGAGCGAAGGAACACTGAGGCTGTCGTCATCAATCACCGTGGGCTGATTGACCAAGGCCGTTAGCTCATCCCCCCTTAGGACAAGGGCACTAGCGCACTCTGGGCAGTGATAGACCCGATGCACATTGCCATGTTTTTGCTCGGCATATTCCGCCAGTACTTCTGGGTGAGCCAGTAGAAACTCAATGGCACGTTCAGCAAGGGTGGACATCGTTTCCTGCTCGACCACAGCGGCAATTTTTAGCTGGCGGTGCACATCGGGGGACAGATACAACGTAACCTTTTGCTTATCTTCCATAGGGGTTAGAGACGTACCTAGGTATGTGTGCCAGTGTAGTGAGCCGATCCGAGGGGTGTCAAGGTGAAATGCTGTCAAAACAGCAAAATCGTAACATTTAGTTACATTAGGCTCCTTGTCCTTAAAACTCAGTTACAAGAGTGATGGTGCCGTCCCCAACTGAGTGGCGATCGCCAGCCGCACGCCATTGACAAAATCCCATCCCGATTGGGCTTTGCGACCACTCAACTGCACTTGACTCAGCAGCAGGCGACCCTTGCCCGTCTCTACCACCGGCCCCCACCCCTTAATTAGCTCCACCACCGTACCCGGAGCGGACGATGCCTCAGGCTCGCAGACAAAAGACTGTAGAGGTTCGGGTAATTCGGTGGCGACTTCGGACACCAATGGCCAAGTTTGCAGCAGTTTCAAGGGGGTGTTTTGCCACTGGG harbors:
- the ycf46 gene encoding stress-responsive protein Ycf46 codes for the protein MQEELSILIQAQYPLIYLLTSEEERAEQAIATIAQSQVGPQGRSPRKLYIWTVTHGMVEYGHPRNNSHHNTVSPEAAIQWVVHQREPGIYVFKDLHPFIDSPPVTRSLRDAIASFKSSHKTIILMSPEAAQRIPVELEKEIVVVDYPLPSINELDEVLSEQLDPRNRRLSPEAREKLVKATLGLTRDEAEKVFRKAKVTAGRLTEAEVDIILSEKKQLIRRNGILEYMEVDETIDSVGGLEELKIWLRQRANAFSEKAREYGLPQPKGMLILGVPGCGKSLIAKTTSRLWGLPLLRLDMGRVYDGSMVGRSEANLRNALKTAESISPAILFIDEMDKAFAGGAGSSDSDGGTSSRIFGSFLTWMQEKKSPVFVLATANRVERLPGEFLRKGRFDEIFFVDLPNAEERKEIFRIHLTKRRREIDRFDLEQLANVCDGFSGAEIEQAIIAAMYEAFAQGREFTQLDIIAASRATQPLSKTMQEQVTALRDWARQRARPAAASVAEYQRLEF
- a CDS encoding ribbon-helix-helix domain-containing protein; amino-acid sequence: MEDKQKVTLYLSPDVHRQLKIAAVVEQETMSTLAERAIEFLLAHPEVLAEYAEQKHGNVHRVYHCPECASALVLRGDELTALVNQPTVIDDDSLSVPSLSVELVSAR